TCAAGAACCCCTTCTGGAGGGGGAAATTTATTTTTCTGCGCCTGTTCTAGAGGAAAGGCTGAATACGGTTCTCAGAAGCGAGCGGGATCGTAAATTTCTCTATGCACCTGTATTGGTTTGCACTCTCGATCATATGATGGCTGCAACAGAAACTATTCGGGGAGGGCGATATATTTTGCCCTCCCTTCGCCTGATGTCTTCAGATTTAGTCATTGATGAGATAGATGATTTTGATGGCTCAGATTTGATCGCGATTGGACGACTGATTCATTTGGCTGGAATGTCTGGACGCAAAGTTATGATTTCTTCGGCAACGATCCCCCCCGACTTGGCTGAAGGTTATTTGCATGCTTATAGGCAGGGTTGGCTTCTGTATGCAAAAAGTCGAAATCTCAGCCAAAAAATTAATTGTGCCTGGGTAGATGAGTTTAAAACAGAGATTAAGGTTCTTGATGCAACTGAAAATGCTGTAGAACAGTACCATGGTTTTCATTCAGACTTTATTTTCAAACGCGTTAAAAAACTTTCAGATCCGCTCAAAACACCTGTTCGTAGGAAGGCGAAAATTATACTTTGTGATTCTCTTAAAACTGAAGAATCTGCTCTTTCGTTGACAGAAAGATACTTTGAGCTTATTCGAAAGAGTGCACTTGAGAAACACCGCCAGCATCATCTTGTAGATCCTGTTTCGGGTAAGCGTATTTCTTTTGGCTTGATTCGTGTCGCAAATATTTTACCTTGTATTGAATTGGTAAAGTTTTTACTTCAGGCCCCTTGGGAAGAAGGGGTCGATGCAAAAATAATGGCCTATCACAGCCAGCAAGTTTTGTTATTGCGCAGTGCTCAGGAAAAGCATTTAGATCAAGTTTTAAAGCGAAAGGATGAGGATGAACGGTCTCCTGCTATTTTTCAACATCCTGTGATTCGTGCTCACCTTGAAAACTCTGAAGCTGAAGATATGGTTTTTATTTTGGTGGCAACCCCTGTTGAGGAAATCGGAAGAGATCATGATTTTGATTGGGCTGTGGTGGAACCCTCTTCCTTTCGTTCGATTATTCAGTTGGCAGGTCGTGTTTTACGTCACCGTGACAAGCGAGTTGAATCTGAGAATATTGCCCTGATGCAATATAATCTAAAGGCACTTCAAGGAAAAACGCTTGCTTATCACAGGCCAGGATACGAAAGAAAAGCAGGAGAATTCAATGGAAAACTTCACTTATCAACCCATGATCTAAATATACTTTTACAGGGAAGTCAGATTGAAGAACAGATTACAGCCATTCCACGCATTCAGAAGCCAATTGAACTGCTTCCGCAGGAGCGTTTTGCTGATTTAGAACATGAAACCATGGCGTATCTCTTAAGCTCTTATCAAGCCTTGGGCTGCGAAACCCTTCAGGGCTGGTTGACCCAAAACTGGTGGTTATCTGCATTGCCACAAAAAGAAAATCCCTTTCGCAAAGGTCAAAATACCCTTTCTCTCACCTATATTTGGGAAGAGGGAAATCTGTGCTTTATGGAAAAACACAAGCAGGGTGATTTTCATCGTGTGGAGCAGATTTACAATATCCAAAATTTTATTCTGCCAGCAGAATTTGAAAACCGCCTTTGGTTGAAGCGTGATTATCTTGCTCTTTTAGAGGAAATGGCCACTGTTTTGAAAGAAAGTATGACCCGTGTCTCCCAGCGGTTTGGCGAGATTCAATTTGCTTTTTATGAGAACCAAAGGGGTTTGATTTACTCAGATCAATTTGGTTTATTCAGAAGCTCAGACTAAATTTATTTTCGGCCTTGCACGGCATTTAATTTTGGTGTATAAAGCTGTATTCCTTTTGAAGGAGAATAAAAGTGGATCCAGCTATTCAAAGTTTCCTTGACAAGCGTAAAGAGGACTGGTTAAAGGGCAGGCTAAAAAACAATCTGTCTGAAGAAGAACAATCTGCTTTGCTTCAAGAAGCAGGTGAAAAATTTTCATTGGTTGAATGGCTTCCTGATGCTGCCAAGCGTGCAGGCCAGTTATCGCTGGTCAGTCACCCCAGTAAATTCAGCCATCCTGGCTCTTCATGTACTGCGATTATTGCTGATGCCCCCTACGCACCTGATGGTTTTCTTCGATCGGGGAATCTTGTAACTGATTTGGATTGGTTTGGCAATGCAGCTGCATTAGATGTAAATAAATTTTTATCTCTTATTCTCATTGATGGAAAAACGATTTTAGAACATCTTGAAACAAATTCGGAGTATATTCAGAATGAATTTAGTATTTCAACTGAATCTTACCGAAATTTGGCTCAGGGATTTTTGAGTGTCAAAAAATCGAATTCAGATTTTTTGACACATGAAAGAATTAAACAGGTTTATTTTCCTGTTGAAGAAGATTACCATCTGCTCTCAGTGTTGACCCCTTCAGGAATTTTATTTGAGTTGACTCAACAAATTCGAGAACTGAAATTTTCTGAGGCCTCAAAACAAGCCAGAGAAGATAAAAAACACGATCGTTTGAATACCCAAGGTTATGATGATGTGTTTAATCTGACGCTTATAGGGTTTGGGGGCACCAAACCTCAAAATATTAGTGTGTTGAATAATCAAAATGGTGGCAAAGCCTATCTTCTACCCAGTTTACCTCCTGTGCTTGAACAACGGGAATTAAGGCTGCCAACACGAGACTTTTTTAGAGAAACTTTGTGGTATCGGCATTTTCAAGAATCTTTTCAACGCATGCATCGGCTTTTAATTGCAGATATTAATAATTTGAATATTCGTCAAGGTCGGGATCACTGGATTTTATCCATTCTGGATCAGGTTTTGCAAAAGGTCTGGGCATTTCGTGAGCAACCTCAAGGCTGGAGTGAGGGGCTCAATTATAAGGATTTACACAAATACCAAAAAATTTGGCTTGATGATCTTTATTTGGATGAACGCATATCCGAAACAGATTGGATAAGTCGCGTGATTGAAGATTTTTCCCGTTGGTTTATCTTTGCTTACGCCAAGAATTTAGGGGATTTGGCTTTGCCTTTGAAAGATGACGATTTTTACCAGCATTTAAAATCTTTACTGCACAAGCACGAAGAGGCTTTCCTATGAGACGCGTCTTTCTTATTCCACAGATTTCAATACAAAATGCCAATGCACTTTCGAGCCCCTATACGATTGGCTTTCCTGCCATGACTGCTTGGTTGGGAGCTGTTCATGCTTTGCAGCGTCAAATGAATCAAAATGGGTATGCCAAGCTTCGTTTTGAAAAGGTTGCGGTTTGTTGTCATGAGCTAAATTTGCAAACCTATAAGGGCTTGGGCGATTTTGATGCTTCGATTATAGGAACTGGCAATCCTTTGAATAGAGAGGGAAAACGTCCTTCGTTTATTGAAGAAGCTCGCTGTCATTTACGGGTTTCTTTGGTCGTGGAGTATTCGGGTTTAAGCTTGCTTGAGCAAGAAGATAACCAATGGCTGGACTTGCTTTCAGAACTATTGCATTCTGGTTTAAAACTGGCTGGTGGAGATATTCTCAATTTTAAGCCTCTTCATGCCATGACGATTCATACTGAAGAAGAACTGAGAAAATTAACCCGTCGCTTAATGCCCGGCTATATTTTGATGGAACGCCGAGAACTGATGCAAGAGGCTATGAATAGCGGCCAGGATGCTCTGACTGCGATGCTGGATTATCTGAAAATCCAAAACCGCAGCCAAGAAAACGATGCTGGGCAGGTTGTCTGGTCTGCTCAGAGAAAGCATTCAGGTTGGATTGTTCCCATTGCGGTGGGCTTTCATGGCTTAACTCCTTTGGCGCCAGCTAAACATCAGCGGGATTCGCATACCCCCCATCGCTTTGCTGAAAGTTTGGTCACCTTGGGAGAGTTTGTGATGCCCTATCGGATTCAGTCTCTGGATGAAATGTTTTGGTATTATCAGACCGATTTGGAACAGAATTTATATCTTTGTCAACAAACAAAAAGTGGGAGAGAATAACCATGGCAAAAAAAGAAGAAGTGGCTTCTGTATTGGCTTTTGAAAAAAAATTGGTACCCTCTGATGGCTATTTATATGGCACGTGTTGGGAGCAGCGAAATGAAAATGCGATGCCCTTAAGTGTTATGGAAAAATCTGTTCGGGGAACCATTTCGAATCGGTTGAAAAAGGAATTGAAAAGCGACCCCGCAAAATTGGATGCAGAAGTTGAAAAACCCAATCTGCAGACCGTAGATTACTGTGCATTGGGAGTGGAGCAAGATACGCTTAAATTGCAATTTACACTCAAAATTTTAGCGGGTGCTGAGATTCCCTCAGCTTGTAATAATAATGAATTTCAAAAAACTCTCACAGCAGCGGGTCAAAAATATATTGAGAGTGAAGGTTTTTCTGAGTTGGCCCGTCGCTATGCTGTGAATATTGCCAATGGACGTTTTTTCTGGCGAAATCGTGTAGGCGCTGA
The sequence above is drawn from the bacterium (Candidatus Blackallbacteria) CG13_big_fil_rev_8_21_14_2_50_49_14 genome and encodes:
- the cas3f gene encoding type I-F CRISPR-associated helicase Cas3 codes for the protein MIVTFVAQCEKKALDKTRMILDSYASRIGDRTWQTVITQEGLNAVRRLLRKSASKNTAVACHWIRSHRRTELIWIVGNRHKFNAEGHVPVHTTRAQVINTEWENNWQYMPVINALSALAALFHDWGKATLCFQKKLQASKPIADPLRHEWISCLLLNALVRQHDSQDALWLSQLVQTGVSQDLLNFDLKRIQKPLANLPSAASLIAWLVLSHHRLPLTNKDLRGHALGSFQEFFVLVAADYGYENRLEPREFEQRLPDCFVFPQGFLIESEAWNKQLKKWASRLLNCLPLLEKAIQDGTWRLILHYSRLSLMLADHHYSSQAADQNWVSSIRLFANTDRLTGTFKQKLDEHLVRVAENALKINHFLPAFETTLPLAQDIRPLKKKSQGIYIWQDKAVEAIKTWRRETLESSVSISQSAFFAVNMASTGLGKTMANAKIMRILSEDGDSLRYILALGLRTLTLQTGDEYRSRIGLDDTELAVLIGSSALQQLHSLDRQTSLKQDFSESGSESQEPLLEGEIYFSAPVLEERLNTVLRSERDRKFLYAPVLVCTLDHMMAATETIRGGRYILPSLRLMSSDLVIDEIDDFDGSDLIAIGRLIHLAGMSGRKVMISSATIPPDLAEGYLHAYRQGWLLYAKSRNLSQKINCAWVDEFKTEIKVLDATENAVEQYHGFHSDFIFKRVKKLSDPLKTPVRRKAKIILCDSLKTEESALSLTERYFELIRKSALEKHRQHHLVDPVSGKRISFGLIRVANILPCIELVKFLLQAPWEEGVDAKIMAYHSQQVLLLRSAQEKHLDQVLKRKDEDERSPAIFQHPVIRAHLENSEAEDMVFILVATPVEEIGRDHDFDWAVVEPSSFRSIIQLAGRVLRHRDKRVESENIALMQYNLKALQGKTLAYHRPGYERKAGEFNGKLHLSTHDLNILLQGSQIEEQITAIPRIQKPIELLPQERFADLEHETMAYLLSSYQALGCETLQGWLTQNWWLSALPQKENPFRKGQNTLSLTYIWEEGNLCFMEKHKQGDFHRVEQIYNIQNFILPAEFENRLWLKRDYLALLEEMATVLKESMTRVSQRFGEIQFAFYENQRGLIYSDQFGLFRSSD
- the csy1 gene encoding type I-F CRISPR-associated protein Csy1, with translation MKVDPAIQSFLDKRKEDWLKGRLKNNLSEEEQSALLQEAGEKFSLVEWLPDAAKRAGQLSLVSHPSKFSHPGSSCTAIIADAPYAPDGFLRSGNLVTDLDWFGNAAALDVNKFLSLILIDGKTILEHLETNSEYIQNEFSISTESYRNLAQGFLSVKKSNSDFLTHERIKQVYFPVEEDYHLLSVLTPSGILFELTQQIRELKFSEASKQAREDKKHDRLNTQGYDDVFNLTLIGFGGTKPQNISVLNNQNGGKAYLLPSLPPVLEQRELRLPTRDFFRETLWYRHFQESFQRMHRLLIADINNLNIRQGRDHWILSILDQVLQKVWAFREQPQGWSEGLNYKDLHKYQKIWLDDLYLDERISETDWISRVIEDFSRWFIFAYAKNLGDLALPLKDDDFYQHLKSLLHKHEEAFL
- the csy2 gene encoding type I-F CRISPR-associated protein Csy2, which translates into the protein MRRVFLIPQISIQNANALSSPYTIGFPAMTAWLGAVHALQRQMNQNGYAKLRFEKVAVCCHELNLQTYKGLGDFDASIIGTGNPLNREGKRPSFIEEARCHLRVSLVVEYSGLSLLEQEDNQWLDLLSELLHSGLKLAGGDILNFKPLHAMTIHTEEELRKLTRRLMPGYILMERRELMQEAMNSGQDALTAMLDYLKIQNRSQENDAGQVVWSAQRKHSGWIVPIAVGFHGLTPLAPAKHQRDSHTPHRFAESLVTLGEFVMPYRIQSLDEMFWYYQTDLEQNLYLCQQTKSGRE